One Methylobacterium sp. 77 DNA window includes the following coding sequences:
- a CDS encoding TPM domain-containing protein translates to MACFVVFLAGSALLAGGHALAADPAFPALSGRVVDAAGILKPEEKSGLEAQLKAYEDKTSDQVVVATVPNLQGLTIEDYGNRLFRSWAIGQTKTNNGALLLVAPNDRKVRIEVGYGLEGALTDALSKVIITTAITPRFKTGDYGGGIKAGIDAMLSILSGDAEEWQRKGKIRSDEAEPAHVIGFIILFLVILFVVYRMNRGRSGGGFIILPGPSSGGWSGGVSGGFGGGGGGFSGGGGSSGGGGASGDW, encoded by the coding sequence CTGGCATGTTTCGTCGTCTTCCTGGCGGGCAGCGCCCTTCTTGCGGGCGGCCATGCCCTGGCCGCAGACCCGGCGTTTCCGGCCCTCAGCGGCCGGGTCGTCGACGCTGCCGGCATCCTGAAGCCGGAGGAGAAGTCCGGGCTGGAAGCACAGCTGAAGGCCTATGAGGACAAGACCTCCGATCAGGTCGTCGTCGCCACGGTCCCGAATCTGCAGGGCCTGACCATCGAGGATTACGGAAACCGGTTGTTCCGGTCCTGGGCCATCGGCCAGACGAAGACCAATAACGGCGCGCTGCTCCTCGTGGCCCCGAACGACCGCAAGGTGCGGATCGAGGTGGGCTACGGTCTCGAGGGAGCTCTGACCGACGCCTTGTCGAAGGTCATCATCACCACCGCCATCACCCCGCGCTTCAAGACGGGCGATTATGGCGGCGGCATCAAGGCCGGGATCGACGCCATGCTGTCGATCCTGTCCGGCGATGCCGAAGAGTGGCAACGCAAGGGCAAGATCCGGAGCGACGAGGCCGAGCCTGCTCACGTCATCGGCTTCATCATCCTCTTTCTGGTGATTCTGTTCGTGGTCTACCGGATGAACCGCGGTCGGAGCGGTGGCGGTTTCATCATCCTGCCCGGCCCATCCTCGGGCGGATGGAGCGGCGGCGTCTCGGGCGGCTTCGGCGGAGGCGGAGGCGGCTTCTCCGGCGGCGGTGGCTCATCGGGAGGCGGTGGCGCCTCCGGAGACTGGTAG
- a CDS encoding LemA family protein translates to MRSALVAVALATTLSGCGAINRVPTLEESAKSSWSEVQNQYQRRADLIPNLVETVKGYAQQEKDVLIGVTEARAKASNVKVDASTVSDPQKFKEFQDAQNQLSGALGRLLVTVERYPDLKSNQNFLALQSQLEGTENRIAVARRDYIGAVQAYNTEVRTIPGRWIAAWFYPEAKPMETFSATPNSDKPPTVKF, encoded by the coding sequence ATGCGATCCGCACTCGTGGCCGTGGCCTTGGCCACGACGTTGTCCGGCTGCGGCGCAATCAACCGGGTACCGACCCTCGAGGAGAGCGCGAAATCCTCCTGGAGCGAGGTGCAGAACCAGTACCAGCGCCGGGCGGACCTCATCCCGAACCTGGTCGAGACGGTGAAGGGTTATGCGCAGCAGGAAAAAGACGTTCTCATCGGTGTCACCGAAGCCCGCGCCAAGGCGTCGAACGTGAAGGTCGATGCCTCCACCGTCTCCGACCCGCAGAAGTTCAAGGAATTTCAAGACGCCCAGAACCAGCTCTCCGGTGCCCTCGGACGTCTTCTCGTGACCGTGGAGCGCTATCCCGACCTCAAGTCGAACCAGAACTTCCTGGCGCTGCAATCCCAGCTCGAAGGCACGGAGAACCGGATCGCGGTGGCGCGTCGCGATTACATCGGCGCTGTGCAGGCCTACAATACCGAGGTCCGCACCATCCCGGGGCGCTGGATCGCCGCGTGGTTCTACCCGGAGGCCAAGCCGATGGAGACGTTCTCGGCAACGCCCAATTCGGACAAGCCACCGACCGTGAAGTTCTAG
- a CDS encoding SelT/SelW/SelH family protein: MDEESPAPQVEKPRVSITYCTQCQWLLRAGWMAQELLSTFRDEIGEVALVPGTGGVFVIACGSETIWDRTRDGGFPDVKTLKQRVRDRLAPSRDLGHIDRP, translated from the coding sequence ATGGACGAAGAGTCACCTGCCCCACAGGTCGAGAAACCCAGGGTTTCCATCACCTACTGCACGCAGTGCCAATGGCTCCTGCGCGCGGGCTGGATGGCGCAGGAACTCCTTTCCACCTTCCGTGATGAGATCGGAGAGGTCGCCCTCGTCCCCGGGACCGGCGGCGTGTTCGTGATCGCCTGCGGATCCGAAACGATCTGGGACCGGACGCGGGACGGGGGATTCCCCGACGTGAAGACCTTGAAGCAGCGCGTCCGCGATCGGCTGGCGCCGTCCCGGGACCTCGGTCACATCGATAGGCCATGA
- a CDS encoding HWE histidine kinase domain-containing protein: MIARIRQRGFSTQVYLIALVVALIGPGLLFTAILLVRYAGTERARFEQDARENVRGIALSIDRDTAGLVSVLQTLATSPRLKDSEFENFDAQARLVRETVGLDILLRRPDGQQLVNTSVPRGAPLPRTTLPFDREIASGTQRAMISGILSGSMPDRATYAIAVPVQNEGEVAYLLSFTAPVNRLQGILGREYVQGWMTGVSDRDGLALARIPDPASIVGRPRLATLRQRQAETPGVWEGKDFNMRPVTVVEARSRLTGWTVSAVIPKALVEARLRGWIWAFTGFGFLVLATSSILAINLWSKVSQPLRRLVASGPALARGEAIPRITSPIHEIRRLGDVLADASLRLRTRSEERDRALAETERGLSALRESEARFRHMADSAPALIWMTDESAEISFANMHFDHLFGKPASALASGGWQTIVHPDDLPAFSAKFSDAFAGRVPVKAEVRVLDRDGEVRWLRCEGVPRLDDTGAFLGYTGCNVDITDAKRAEEHLLLLIHELNHRVKNTLATVQSIAIQSLRGLDTPEAAAAKAAFEARLLALARVHDVLTRESWEGAELGNVVADAIAPLDSAGAAQSRFIVSGPHLRLPPRLALSIAMALHELGTNAVKYGSLSQEGGTVTIAWSVERGAEIRLLLRWSESGGPLVTQPTRTGFGSRLIERSLARELAGEVQLLFAASGVVCSIEAPVPPPTLLERKAGIIPAPTAPRLPRSA; encoded by the coding sequence ATGATCGCGCGCATCCGGCAGCGCGGGTTCTCGACCCAGGTCTACCTGATCGCCCTCGTCGTGGCGTTGATCGGGCCGGGCCTGCTGTTCACGGCGATCCTGCTCGTGCGCTATGCCGGAACCGAACGGGCTCGGTTCGAGCAGGATGCGCGCGAGAACGTCCGCGGCATCGCCCTCTCGATCGACCGCGATACGGCGGGGCTCGTCTCCGTCCTGCAGACACTGGCAACGTCGCCTCGCCTGAAGGATTCGGAGTTCGAGAATTTCGACGCGCAGGCGCGGCTCGTCCGTGAAACCGTCGGACTCGACATCCTTCTGCGTCGGCCCGACGGACAGCAATTGGTGAACACGTCGGTGCCGCGAGGGGCGCCTTTGCCGAGGACCACCCTCCCCTTCGATCGCGAGATCGCGTCGGGCACGCAGCGGGCAATGATCTCCGGCATTCTCTCGGGAAGCATGCCGGATCGTGCGACCTATGCCATCGCCGTCCCGGTCCAGAACGAGGGAGAGGTCGCCTACCTTCTCAGCTTCACAGCGCCGGTGAACAGGCTGCAGGGCATCCTCGGACGGGAATACGTGCAGGGCTGGATGACCGGAGTTTCGGACCGGGATGGACTCGCCCTGGCCCGAATTCCAGACCCGGCATCGATCGTCGGCCGCCCACGTCTGGCGACGCTTCGCCAGCGCCAGGCCGAGACGCCGGGCGTCTGGGAAGGCAAGGATTTCAACATGCGGCCCGTCACGGTGGTGGAGGCGCGCTCCCGCCTCACCGGGTGGACGGTAAGCGCCGTGATTCCGAAGGCGTTGGTGGAGGCGAGGCTGCGCGGCTGGATCTGGGCCTTTACCGGCTTCGGGTTCCTCGTCCTCGCGACGTCGTCGATTCTCGCCATCAACCTCTGGTCCAAGGTGTCGCAGCCGCTTCGCCGTCTCGTGGCGAGCGGGCCGGCTCTCGCCAGAGGTGAAGCGATTCCGCGCATCACTTCGCCGATCCACGAGATCCGCCGTCTCGGCGATGTGTTGGCGGACGCATCCTTGCGTCTGCGAACCCGAAGCGAGGAGCGCGACAGGGCGCTCGCCGAGACGGAGCGCGGCCTCTCTGCACTCCGCGAGAGCGAGGCCCGGTTCCGGCACATGGCGGATTCCGCGCCCGCACTGATCTGGATGACGGATGAATCGGCCGAGATCAGCTTCGCCAACATGCATTTCGATCACCTGTTCGGAAAGCCGGCCAGTGCGCTGGCGTCCGGCGGATGGCAGACGATCGTCCATCCCGACGACCTCCCGGCATTCTCGGCCAAGTTTTCCGACGCCTTCGCCGGTCGTGTTCCGGTGAAGGCGGAGGTGCGGGTGCTGGATCGCGATGGCGAGGTGCGCTGGCTGCGTTGCGAGGGCGTGCCGCGCCTCGACGATACCGGAGCCTTCCTCGGCTATACCGGCTGCAACGTCGACATCACGGATGCCAAGCGCGCGGAGGAGCATCTTCTGCTCCTCATCCACGAACTGAACCACCGCGTGAAGAACACCCTCGCCACCGTGCAATCCATCGCGATCCAGTCCCTGCGCGGTCTCGATACGCCGGAGGCGGCCGCGGCGAAGGCCGCGTTCGAGGCCAGACTCCTGGCACTCGCGCGCGTCCACGACGTGCTGACGCGCGAGAGTTGGGAAGGAGCGGAGCTTGGAAACGTCGTGGCCGACGCCATCGCTCCCCTCGATTCCGCCGGAGCCGCCCAGTCCCGCTTCATCGTGTCCGGGCCGCATCTGCGCCTCCCGCCACGGCTCGCCCTCTCCATCGCCATGGCCCTGCACGAGCTCGGCACAAACGCCGTGAAGTACGGCTCGCTCTCTCAGGAGGGCGGTACGGTGACGATCGCTTGGAGTGTGGAGAGAGGCGCAGAGATACGGCTCCTGCTACGCTGGAGCGAGAGTGGTGGACCTCTGGTGACTCAGCCGACCCGCACCGGGTTCGGCTCCCGACTCATCGAACGCAGCCTCGCTCGTGAACTCGCCGGCGAAGTCCAGCTTCTGTTCGCGGCGAGCGGGGTCGTCTGCTCGATCGAGGCGCCCGTGCCACCACCGACATTGCTGGAGCGCAAGGCCGGGATTATCCCGGCACCGACTGCGCCGCGTCTTCCTCGCTCGGCCTGA
- a CDS encoding methyl-accepting chemotaxis protein, whose protein sequence is MPAAAQQVEADDLRLSAAVEALMSSQGMAAVDLPDGKLKSSLERFRSRGADDNQRNLSSIASMAKEASEAAINIGWMTYDVGEVARATQTIAGATEEMAASIAEVSQTSDTVVTVAQDALTAMSACIGDGREAKSAMQEIDARTSLISDRVVVLERAIAQIEVMATAIASISAQTNLLALNATIEAARAGEAGRGFSVVAAEVKSLSAQTAKSTGEIRGLLSTLTAEMGAISVAVGESRNAVTSGRAIVEQLEMRVEQTNERISQASDLNQAISQMLSQQRSATAEISTSVQSIAGKAAKTHEEIDKITIRLVKAESFGRSALAAESERVTAYGLVSLPADIGMWKRKLARILVGLAPADSTDATMLGRPNHSVCTDLKNGPMRDHPALGRLSASEKTALDEAAKMVAAVAANNWDVGTPAYQAAAAAMKEMLRAANDLLDGK, encoded by the coding sequence ATGCCTGCCGCGGCTCAGCAGGTCGAGGCCGATGATCTCCGCCTCAGCGCAGCTGTCGAGGCGCTGATGTCGAGCCAAGGAATGGCCGCGGTCGATCTGCCGGACGGAAAGCTCAAATCTTCGCTCGAGCGGTTTCGCAGCCGCGGTGCGGACGACAACCAACGCAACCTGTCCTCCATCGCCTCGATGGCGAAGGAAGCGTCCGAAGCAGCCATCAACATCGGCTGGATGACTTACGATGTCGGCGAAGTCGCGCGTGCCACGCAGACGATCGCCGGAGCCACCGAGGAGATGGCGGCTTCCATCGCCGAAGTCTCGCAGACGTCCGACACGGTCGTCACCGTCGCCCAGGATGCGCTGACCGCCATGAGCGCCTGTATCGGCGACGGGCGAGAGGCCAAGTCCGCCATGCAGGAGATCGATGCCCGCACGTCGCTGATCTCAGACCGCGTCGTGGTGCTGGAGCGCGCCATCGCTCAGATCGAGGTCATGGCGACCGCCATCGCGTCCATCTCAGCCCAGACCAACCTGCTCGCCCTGAATGCGACCATCGAAGCCGCACGTGCGGGCGAAGCCGGGCGCGGCTTCTCGGTCGTCGCCGCCGAGGTCAAGTCGCTCTCCGCCCAGACCGCCAAGTCGACGGGTGAGATCCGCGGCCTTCTCAGCACCCTGACGGCGGAGATGGGGGCCATCTCCGTCGCTGTCGGCGAGAGCCGCAACGCCGTTACCTCCGGCCGCGCGATCGTCGAGCAACTGGAAATGCGGGTCGAGCAGACCAACGAGCGGATCTCCCAGGCGAGCGACCTGAACCAGGCCATCTCGCAGATGCTGTCCCAGCAGCGTTCCGCTACGGCGGAGATCTCGACCAGTGTCCAGAGCATCGCCGGCAAGGCCGCCAAGACCCATGAGGAGATCGACAAGATCACGATCCGCCTCGTGAAGGCGGAGAGCTTCGGTCGCAGTGCTCTCGCTGCGGAGAGCGAGCGCGTCACAGCTTACGGCTTGGTCAGCTTGCCGGCGGATATCGGCATGTGGAAGCGCAAGCTCGCCCGCATCCTCGTCGGACTCGCTCCGGCGGATTCCACCGATGCGACGATGCTCGGCCGCCCTAACCACAGCGTTTGCACCGACCTGAAAAATGGCCCCATGCGCGATCATCCGGCGCTGGGCCGCCTCTCCGCCTCCGAAAAGACGGCTCTCGACGAAGCGGCGAAGATGGTGGCGGCTGTTGCCGCGAATAACTGGGACGTCGGCACGCCGGCTTACCAGGCCGCTGCCGCCGCCATGAAGGAGATGCTCCGCGCCGCCAACGATCTGCTCGACGGCAAGTAG
- a CDS encoding AMP-binding protein translates to MTRPDASPPPRFNAARHCLADNARIRPDKVALIMAGAGEEARRLTFAEADRAVRGIAGGLLALGLRRGDRVMIRMGNEADYVLVYFGALAAGLVALPSSPQLTPAEATFLMENSGAAAVVTGAGNRLDVTDAGGRILLGPSDIAAMKRADPIADYADTAADDPATLVYTSGTTSRPKGVLHAHRAIWGRRPMHAHWLGLTEADVMLHAGIMNWTYTLGVGITDPWSCGATSVLYDGPRDPAVWPALIARHGATLFAAVPSLYRQILKYADLAAFDLSKLRHGCTAGEALAPELLEAWTRATGKPLYEALGMSEISTYVSSGPTIPVRPGSPGKPQPGRRVAILPVDETDEQLATGERGLLAIHRSEPGLMLGYWNRPDEEATVMRGEWFAGGDLASLDENGYLWFHGRNDDLMNALGYRVSPNEVEGVVSLHPSVAEVGVAELPVRSDLTIIAAFVVLKPGKEADGSSILAWCGERLAAYKCPREIRFLDALPRTANGKVQRKRLAEQPVVA, encoded by the coding sequence ATGACCCGACCGGACGCCTCGCCACCGCCCCGTTTCAACGCCGCCCGCCATTGCCTCGCGGACAACGCAAGGATCCGTCCGGACAAGGTCGCGCTGATTATGGCCGGTGCGGGCGAAGAGGCCCGGCGCCTGACCTTCGCCGAGGCGGACCGAGCCGTGCGCGGCATCGCCGGCGGGCTTCTCGCCCTCGGCTTGAGGCGTGGCGACCGCGTGATGATCCGGATGGGCAACGAGGCGGATTACGTCCTCGTCTATTTCGGTGCGCTCGCAGCCGGCCTCGTGGCGCTGCCCTCATCGCCGCAGCTCACGCCGGCCGAAGCCACGTTCCTGATGGAGAATTCGGGTGCCGCCGCCGTGGTGACCGGTGCGGGCAACCGCCTCGACGTGACGGATGCCGGCGGCCGGATCCTGCTCGGCCCGTCCGACATCGCCGCGATGAAGCGCGCCGACCCGATCGCGGATTACGCCGATACTGCAGCCGACGATCCCGCCACGCTGGTCTACACCTCCGGCACCACCAGCCGGCCGAAGGGCGTCCTCCACGCCCATCGCGCGATCTGGGGGCGGCGGCCGATGCATGCCCACTGGCTCGGCCTGACGGAAGCCGACGTCATGCTACATGCCGGCATCATGAACTGGACCTACACGCTCGGCGTCGGCATCACCGATCCGTGGTCCTGCGGCGCGACCAGCGTGCTCTACGACGGCCCGCGCGATCCCGCCGTGTGGCCCGCCCTCATCGCCCGCCACGGCGCGACACTTTTCGCTGCCGTACCGAGCCTATACCGCCAGATCCTAAAATACGCCGACCTCGCCGCCTTCGATCTCTCAAAGCTGCGCCATGGCTGCACCGCCGGTGAGGCGCTTGCCCCCGAATTGCTGGAGGCTTGGACACGGGCGACCGGCAAGCCGCTCTACGAGGCCCTCGGCATGAGTGAGATCTCGACCTACGTCTCCAGCGGCCCGACCATCCCTGTCCGACCGGGCTCTCCCGGCAAGCCCCAACCCGGGCGCCGGGTCGCGATCCTGCCAGTGGACGAGACGGACGAACAGCTGGCGACGGGAGAGAGGGGTCTCCTCGCGATCCACCGCTCCGAGCCGGGCCTGATGCTCGGCTACTGGAACAGGCCCGATGAGGAAGCGACCGTCATGCGCGGCGAATGGTTCGCTGGTGGTGATCTCGCGAGCCTCGACGAGAACGGGTACCTCTGGTTCCACGGCCGCAACGACGATCTGATGAACGCTCTCGGATACCGGGTCTCTCCCAACGAGGTCGAGGGCGTGGTGAGCTTGCACCCGTCCGTGGCCGAGGTCGGCGTCGCCGAACTGCCCGTCCGGTCCGATCTGACGATCATCGCCGCCTTCGTCGTCCTGAAACCCGGTAAGGAGGCGGACGGATCGTCGATCCTGGCCTGGTGCGGCGAACGGCTCGCCGCCTACAAGTGTCCCCGCGAGATCCGCTTCCTCGACGCCTTGCCGCGTACCGCGAACGGAAAGGTGCAACGCAAGCGCTTGGCCGAGCAGCCGGTCGTGGCGTGA
- a CDS encoding glycosyltransferase family 2 protein, whose translation MSALPLSIFLIAFNEADRIGATIRAVRDLTDDLVVVDSGSTDGTQALAASLGARVIHHAWPGYGPQKRFAEAECRHDWLLNLDADEVVPPDLADSIRALFASGEPAHPAYRIAIAEIFPGETKPHTWAYALHPVRLYRKDRGRYSPSPVHDRVELNPGASVGRAKGVIHHFSVRSLGDQLDKLNRYSDQQASDLEARGVTIPTWRIFVELPLNFLKAYFGRRHFVRGVYGFLTATNYAISRHLRVAKHYERRTALISMPLPSIEPAKRVDPSDAKF comes from the coding sequence ATGTCCGCGTTGCCGCTCTCGATCTTCCTCATCGCCTTCAACGAGGCCGACCGGATCGGCGCGACCATCCGCGCCGTGCGCGACCTGACCGACGATCTCGTGGTGGTCGATTCCGGCTCCACCGACGGGACGCAGGCCTTGGCCGCCTCGCTCGGCGCGCGCGTGATCCATCATGCCTGGCCCGGCTATGGCCCCCAAAAGCGCTTCGCGGAGGCCGAGTGCCGTCATGACTGGCTCCTGAACCTCGATGCGGACGAGGTGGTGCCTCCGGACCTGGCGGATTCCATTCGTGCCCTGTTCGCCTCCGGCGAGCCCGCCCATCCGGCCTATCGCATCGCCATCGCCGAGATTTTTCCGGGTGAGACCAAGCCGCACACTTGGGCCTATGCCCTGCACCCGGTGCGCCTCTATCGCAAGGACAGGGGCCGCTACTCGCCCTCCCCCGTCCATGACCGGGTGGAGCTCAATCCCGGTGCGAGCGTCGGACGAGCCAAGGGCGTCATCCACCATTTCTCGGTGCGCTCGCTCGGCGATCAGCTCGACAAGCTCAACCGTTATTCCGACCAGCAGGCGAGCGACCTGGAAGCCCGCGGGGTCACGATCCCGACTTGGCGAATCTTCGTCGAACTGCCGCTGAATTTCCTCAAGGCCTATTTCGGCCGGCGCCATTTCGTGCGCGGCGTCTACGGCTTCCTCACCGCCACGAACTACGCGATTTCCCGCCATCTCAGGGTGGCGAAGCATTATGAACGGCGCACGGCGCTGATTTCCATGCCCTTGCCGTCCATCGAGCCGGCGAAGCGGGTTGACCCGTCCGACGCGAAATTCTAG